The sequence CGTCGATCGCGATCAGCTCGACCGAGCGCTCGCCCAGGTCCGGGAACTCGGCTGGGCCGCCGAGACCCAGGAAATGAGCATGGGCGAGGCGGGGCTCGCCGCGCCGATCCGAGGGCACGGCGGCCTCGTCGTCGGCGCCATCGGGCTGTCCGGGCCGGTCGAGCGGATCTGCGACAGCCAGGGCCGCCCACGCCCGAGTCTGATCACCCTGATCCGTGAGGCCGCGCGGGCGATCTCCAGAGACCTGGGAGCCGCCCGCTGGTAGGCCAGGCCGGCCGCCCCCTCGCACCTTCGGAAGGCAGACCCGATCATGGCTGAACGGTATGTAATGTCCATCGATCAGGGCACCAACTCGACCCGGTGCATTCTGTTCGATCACCGTGGGCGCCTGGTCTCGGTGGCGCAGAAGGAGCATCAGCAGTACTTTCCCGAGCCCGGCTGGGTCGAGCACGACGCCGTCGAGATATGGCAGAGCCTGCGGCGCGTGGTGCCCGAGGCCCTGTCCGTCGCCGGTGTCGAGGCCGGACAGGTCGCCGCCATCGGTCTGGCCAACCAGCGCGAGACGACCGTGCTCTGGGACCGGCGCACCGGCGCCCCCCTCGGCCGGGCGATCGTCTGGCAGGACACCCGCACGGCGCCACTCGTCGAGGAACTCACACGGCACCCCGGCGAGGAGTTCTTCCAGCAACGGTGCGCTCTGCCGCCCTCGACCTACTTCTCGGCGCTGCGGATCCGCTGGCTGTTCGACCACGTCAAGGGGCTCCGGCAGCGCGCCGACGACGGCGAGGTGCTGTTCGGAACCATCGAGAGCTGGCTGATCTGGAACCTCACCGGAGGCCCCGACGGCGGCCTGCACATCACCGACGCCACGAACGCCAGCCGCACGATGCTGATGAACATCCGGACGCTCACTTGGGACGACGAGCTGCTGGCCTTCTTCGCAGTGCCCCGCCCGATGCTGCCCGAGATCCGGTCGTCCGCCGAGACATACGGCGACGCCCGCTCGCTGCTGCCGGGTGTAGCCATCACGGCCGCGCTCGGCGACCAGCAGGCCGCGCTCTTCGGCCAGACCTGCTTCTCCCCCGGCGAGGCGAAGTGCACCTACGGAACGGGCAGCTTCCTGCTGCTCAACACCGGCAGCGACATCGTGCGCTCCCGGCACGGGCTCCTGACCACCGTCGCCTACAAGATCGGGGACCAGCAGCCGGTGTACGCCCTGGAAGGGTCGATCGCCGTCACCGGAGCACTCGTCCAGTGGTTCCGGGACCGCCTGGGACTGATCAGCAGCGCCCCGGAGATCGAGACCCTCGCCCGCACGGTCGAGGACAACGGCGGCTGCTACATCGTCCCCGCCTTCTCGGGCCTGTTCGCCCCTCGCTGGCGCAGCGACGCACGCGGGGTCATCGTCGGCCTCACCTCGTACATCACCAAGGGACACCTGGCGCGTGCGGTCCTGGAGGCCACCGGATGGCAGACCCGAGAGGTCGTCGACGCCATGAACGCCGATTCCTCGGTCTCCCTCCAGCAGCTCAAGGTGGACGGGGGCATGACCGCGGACAACCTGCTCATGCAGTTCGTGGCCGACGTGCTCGACGTACCCGTGGTGCGGCCCATGGTCGCCGAGACGGTCTCCCTCGGCGCCGCCTACGCCGCAGGGCTCGCCGCCGGCTACTGGCCGGGTCTGGAGGTGCTGCGCCGCAACTGGCACCGGGCCGGGCAGTGGCTGCCCGACATGGACCCCGAACTGCGCGAGGCGGAGTACGACAACTGGCAGCGGGCCGTCGAGCGCTCTCTGGGGTGGGCCAGACCTTCCCGGTCCGCCGACTCGGGACGGTGATCCGCGTCGGCGGGGGCCAACTCGACCGGGCCGTACCGGAAGAGGTGCTCAACTCCGGGACGGCGGCCGAGACGCCGTACACCGTGGGGCCGGCGGGACCGGGAGTTGCCGGTCGGCCCGGAACTGCGGCTGCGGGTGGTCGCGTTGACCCCGTGTTGTGCCGTCCCGGCCCTGGCGCACGGCGAACTGCCGCCGGATCCCGAGGCGTTGCGGGTGGCAGGAGAATCGGGCCGGGCCGCTGCCGGGGGCCTCAGTGCGCCGGGCGGCGCGCGGCCATCAGCTCGGCTGTGGGGGCCTGCACGACCTGCAGTCCCGCGGCTTCGAGTTCCGCGCCGATCCGGGAGGGGCTGGCCGGCCACACGGCGAACGACTCCCGCTCCCGGCGCCGGATGTGCCCGTTCCGTTCGACGCAGTAAGTGAAGACGGTACGCACGATCCCGCGGTCCGGTTCCTGGGTGATGTCGGCCGTGTACAGGTCCGGGCCGATCCTGACCGGCCCGAGTCGTCCGGCCTCCGTGCGCCGGGTCGGCAGCTGAGCGGGTGGCGGGTCGAAGAGCAGCAGTCCGCCTGGCAGAAGTGCCCGGCCGATGGCCTGCCAGGCCGCGCGGCGGGTGGCGGGGGAAAGACACGCGACGACGTTGGCGGCGATCGCCAGGTCCGCCGCCCCTTCAAGGGCGACCGCTTCGATGGGTTCGGTGTCGAGGGTGAGGCGGGCGCGCTGGTCGGCACCCAGGGCGGCCAGCCGGGTCAGCAGGGCGGAGCGCATCGCGGTGGCCGGTTCGATGGCGTGGACGGGCGTGGCGGAGGCGGCGAGCAGGACCTCGGTGACGATCCCGGTGCCCGCGCCGACGTCGAGGATCGCATGCCGGGCGCGGCGGGCTGCCTCGGTGAAGCGACGCTCAGCTCGTCGACGTTCCGTCTCAGCCTGCAACAGGTCGTAGAACTCGGCCGTGACCACATATTCGGAGTTGCACACTTCACTCACGTTGTCACGGCTACCCGGGTCCGGGCGCGTATCGAGCAGGCCGCGCGAGCGCGGCGTCGTCCAAGTGGGCGAGCGGGGTCCGGCCTCCCGTCCGCGCATCGGGTTCGAGCGTCGGCGAGGCACCGGGGCCGTGGCCGGGTTCAGAGTTCGCGCAGTACGGGCAGCAGCGTCTTCTCCGCCCAGTCCAGGTAGGGCAGCTGTGCGGCACCGCCGACCTGGACAAGTGCGATCTCGGTGAATCCTGCCTTGACATAAGGGAGCACGGCCTCGGCGAACACCTCCGGGTCGTCCCCGCAGGGGATCTGGTCCGTGACATCCGTCTCGCGGACGTGAGCGGCGGCGGAGGCAAAGGCCGTGGTCCCGGGCAGCTCAGCGTTCACCTTCCAGCCGCCGCTGAACCAGCGGAACTGTTCGTGGGCCCGCCGTGCCGCCTCATGGCGGTCCGGGTCGTGGCAGACCGGCACCTGCCCCACCCGCGGCTTGCCCGTTCCGCCGTTCCCCTCGAAGGCAGTGACGAGGTTCGCGTCCGGCTCGACGGCGATCATCAGGTCGGCGAGGCGGCCTGCCAGCCGGCAGGACTGCTGTCCGGAGACCGCCACACCGATGGGCGGCGGGGTGGCGGGCAAGTCCCAGAGCCTGGCGGATTCCACGTCGAAGTACGATCCGTGGTGGTTGACGTACCCCCCGCCGAACAGGGCCCGGATGATCTCGATCGCTTCCGCGAGCATCTCCTGGCGTACGTCGGCTGGGGGCCAGCTCCCGCCCACCACATGCTCGTTGAGGTTCTCACCGGAACCCAGTCCCAGTCTGAAGCGGCCGCCGGACAGCAGCTGCATCGTCGCGGCCTTCTGCGCGACGACCGCCGGGTGATATCGCATCGTCGGGCACGTCACGTACGTCATCAGCGGGATTCGCGAGGTTGCCTGTGCGGCTGCGCCGAGGACGCTCCAGGCGTACGGGGAGTGCCCCTGCTCGTCCAACCACGGAGAGTAGTGGTCTGATGTCACCGAAAAGTCGAAGCCTGCCTTTTCAGCCCGCACGACATGTGCCACCAGATCTCTTGGACCGGCCTGCTCCCCCATCATTGTGTATCCGAATTTCACCATGCCCACCGAGTCTCCCGGCCGGTCCCCGTGAAACGGCGCAGGGACGGCCGCCGGGCACAGGCCGAGATATCCGATCCACCGCTTCAGGGAGTGCGCCGCCCTCGAGCGGGAACCCGGTGCGGGGAAGAAGGCAGGTGAGGCGAAGGAAACCGCTCCTTCGCGTCCCCGTCCTGCGGCACGCGGGTGGCCACCTGCGGCGATGAGCATGTCGCGGCGATCACCCTTGGACCAAGGAGCTGCATGATGCCTGCAGGTTCGAGCAAGAAGCGCGAGCGGCAGTACGAGCACATCAAGGAGAGCGCGGAACAGCGCGGCGCGTCAGAAAAGCGCGCGAAGGAAATCGCCGCGCGCACCGTGAACAAGGAACGGGCCCGATCCGGAGAGGCGGAGACGGCCGGCAAGGTCTCCACGCAGGACCCGAAGTCCGCCTCGGAGCGAGGCGGCGAGCGCAGCCACCGCGGCGCGCAAGGTCCGACGAAGGACCAGCTGTACGAGGAGGCCAAGAGGAAGAACGTCGAGGGACGTTCGCACATGAACAAGGAGCAGCTGCGCAGAGCCGTTGGCCGATGAGCCCCCGCCCTGCCGTGAATGACCGGCGCTGATCGTTCGGCTCTACCGGAATCCCCCGAACGCCACACACCGGTCAGGACGGGTGCGCATCCGGACCGGTACGGCGGGACGCCTCGGCCGCTCCGTGGAAACGGCTGCCGTATCGTTGCGGCACATGTGGCCAGGAGAGCAGTCGTCGACAGGCGGACCGAATCCCCAACAACCGCCGGTCGGCGGCCCGTCGAACCCGTACCAGCACCCCGCTCCTGGTCAGTCGAACCCCTACCAGCAGCCCGCTCCTGGTCAGTCGAACCCGTACCAGCAGTCCGCTCCCGGCCCGTTCCAGCCTGGCCCCTATGCACCGCCTCAGTCTCAGCCCTGGCAGCCGCCGGTGCAGCCGGCCGGCGGCGCACCGGTGGCGCCACCGACGGGCGGCGGCCGCAACCGGACCGCATTCGCAGCCGTCGTCGCGGCAGCGGCCGTCGTGCTCGCGACGGGCGTCACCGGATTCTTTGTGCTGGGCGGCCACAAGCATGACGGTCCTGGCCCGAGGCCGACCAACACCGCAGCGCCGTCGCAGAGTTCCGCCGACCCCCGAGGGTCCGACACGCAGACCGCCACGATCAAGGGCTGGAACGTCCTCACGAACCCGACCCAGGGAATCGCGTTCGACGTCCCGCCCCGATGGGAGATCCAGTCCGCCGGGTGGGTCAGCTATGTCTCCAAGGACGGGGACCCGGACGACAAGCCGCTCATCGCGATACGCAATGTGGCGATGCTGCAGAAGACGTGGTGTTCCTCGGACGAGAACCGCGACGGCACGCTGGAGGACACACCACTGGCCCAGGTGGGTACGAGGGGGAACAACGGTTACCGAAGCACTGAGGAGATCGCCGGTTCCGACCCGGAGACCTGGGTGTACGGGGCGTTCGCCCAGCCGGACAGGACGAAGGTGAAGACCGGCAGCGTCGAGGCGTTCACCACGAACTCCGGCCTCAAGGGCACTCTGGGCACTGCCTGGTCCGTGGGCGTGAAGAAGTCCAAGAAGTGTGCCACGGACGGCCAGGCATGGACCTTCGCCTTCAAGAACTCCGCAGGGGATCTGGTCTCCTGGTCCTTCGTCGGCGCCAGGGGCGTATCCGGCCAGGTACCGGAAGCGACGATACGGAAGATCGCCGCTACGGTACGGCTCTGCAAGGCTCCGTCGGACTCCTGACTCCACCCGTCAGGGCGTCAGGATGACCTTGCCGGTGACGGTGCCGGACTCTGCCAGACGCAGTGCCTCGGCCGCCCTGGTGAGCGGGAGTTGGGCCGCGACGGGGGCGGTGATATCGCCGCGGCCCAGAGCGGTGAAGACCTCCGTGAGGTCGGTGCGCAGCCGGGCGCGGAAGCGGTCCTTGTTCAGTTTCCGGCCGGCCCAGATGTTGTAGAAGTGAGCGCGGCGGCCGTTGGGCAGGGTGTTCCACAGCCAGGTACGGGCAAGGATCTTCAGCACGGGCCACTGCTTGGAACCGGTGTCGTCGCGGGTGGAGGCACTGCCGTAGGAGACGAGGGTGCCGCCGGGGGCCAGCAGGTGCCAGGAGTCGATGACGCTGCGCCCGCCGACGTGGTCGAAGACGGCGTCCACTCCCCCGGGGGCCAGCTCTCGGACCCGAGCCGGTACGTCTCCGGAGCGGTAGTCGACCGGGGTGACGTCCAGGTCCCGCAGCGCGTCGTGATGGCGGACGGAGGCCGTACCGATCACCTTCACACCGGCCGCGCGTGCCAGCTGGACCAGGATCAGACCCACACCGCCGCCGGCACCGTGCACCAGAACCCTCTGCCCGGCCCGCACGCGGGCCGTGCGGTGCAGCATCTGCCAGGCGGTGATGCCGTTGACCACCACGGTCTCGGCCTCGGCCGCGCTCAGCCCCTCGGGGACCTCGACGGCGTCCTGCGCGTCGACGAGCACGTGGCTGGCCCAGCCGCCGACCTTGACCAGCGCGGCCACCCGCCGTCCGACCAGACCCGGGGCGACTTGCTGACCGGCCGAGAGCACCCGGCCCACCAGGTCGTAGCCGGGCACGAACGGGAACGGCGGCTGGTCGTAGTACCGCCCGCGGCGCATCTGCTGCTCGGCGAAGGAGACCCCGGTCGCCTCCATGGCGACCACGATCTGCCCCGGACCGGGCTCCGGCACGGCCGCACTCCTGACCTGCAGGCCTTCCGGGGCTACGACGCCCGGCAGTACGACCTCGACAAAGGGGTGGCTGCTCATGACCACCCTCCCTCCTCTAGTGGGTGTCGCGTTCGTTAGAGGTTCTAACACGCAGCCTCCGTGATGGTCAATCGCGTCCGTGATACCTTCTAACCAAGTTGACCGGGAGAACGGGAGAACGGGTCGTGAGCAAAGCGGATGCGGCAACCCCCCGGGAGCGCTATCGCACCCAGGTACGGGAAGAGGTCAAGAAACACGCCTGGGCACAGATCGCCTCCGCCGGGGCCTCCGCGCTCTCCCTGAACGCCATCGCCAAGCAGATCGGCATGAGCGGGCCGGCCCTCTACCGCTACTTCGCCAACCGCGACGAACTGATCACCGAACTCATCAGGGACGCCTACCGCAGCCTGGCCGACGCCTTCCGCGCCCGCGCCGAAGCCGGCACCGACCTCGACGACCTCGCGCACACCATGCGCAGCTGGGCCCTCGCGGACCCCCAGCGGTACTTCCTGCTCTACGGCACCCCCGTGCCCGGCTACCGCGCCCCCGAGGACACCACCCGGCTGGCCTCCCAGATCATGTCCGTCCTCCTCGACGCCTGCACCGCCGAAGAACCCTCCGCCGCACCCTCGTCACCGCTCCACACGCACCTGGAAAGGCACCGGACCTGGGCCGCAGAGCACCCCGCGCCGCCCTCGGCACTGCACCGCGCCCTCACCTTCTGGACCCGCCTCCACGGCGTACTCTCCCTCGAACTCGCAGGCCACTTCACCGGCATGGGATTCGACCCCGCCCAGCTCTACGCCGCCGAGACACAGACGATCACGCACCACTGACCACTCGCTGGTGCGGATGCCGGTGCGGGCCATTGCCGTACGGCGGGCTGAGGCGGGCGAAGCCTTCCTGACGCTCGTAGGGGAAGTACGGGTAGGGCGCCGGCTTGCTGCTGGCCGCGTCGAGCCGCGCCATCTGGTCGGGGGTCAGCGACCAGCCGACGGCACCGAGGTTCTGGCGCAACTGCTCCTCATTGCGGGCGCCGACGATGACGGAGGACACGGTCGGCCGCTGCAGCAGCCAGTTGATGGCGATCTGCGGGACAGCCTTGCCGGTCTCCTGCGCGATCTCCTCGAGCGCGTCGACCACACGGTAGAGATGCTCGTCGTCCACCGGCGGGCCGTAGTCGGCGGTACGGTGCAGACGGCTGCCGGCGGGCAGCGGCCGGCCGCGGCGGATCTTGCCGGTGAGCCGCCCCCAGCCGAGCGGGCTCCACACCAGCGCCCCCAGTCCCTGGTCGAGCCCGAGAGGCATCAGCTCCCACTCGTAGTCGCGGCCGACGAGGGAGTAGTAGACCTGATGCGCGACGTAGCGCGGGTGGCCGTACTTCTCCGCGATCGCCAGCGACTTCATCGCCTGCCAGCCGGAGAAGTTGGAGACCCCCACATAGCGGATCTTTCCCGCGCGGACGAGATCATCGAGCGTGGACAGGACTTCCTCGATCGGCGTACCCGCGTCGAAGGCATGCAACTGGAACAGGTCGATGTAGTCGGTGCCGAGCCGCCGCAACGCGTCCTCGCACGCGGTGATCAGGCGCGATCGGGAGGAACCCGCATCCCCCGGGCCCTCCCCCATCGGCAGGCCGGCCTTGGTGGAGACGATCACCTTCTCCCTGCGGCCCTTGACCGCCTCGCCCAGCACCTTCTCGGACGCGCCGGCGGAATAGACGTCGGCGGTGTCGAACATTGTGATCCCTGCATCCAGGCAGATGTCCACCAGGCGGCGTGCCTCGCGCACATCGGTGGCGCCCCAGGCGCCGAACAGCGGTCCCTGCCCCCCGAAGGTGCCGGCCCCGAAACTCAGCGCGGGAACCTTCAGCCCGGACGCACCCAGCCGCCTGTATTCCATAGCCGCTCCCCTTGTCTCCACGACGTGTCTCCACGACCGAACCAGCTAACGGTTCTTGAGTTCCGTTAGGATGGCCTCAAGGTAACACGCACAGGCGATTAACGAAACTGGAGTCCCGTTATGAGTTCGATGGGTGCCGAGCCGGGAACCGTCCGGCCAGGAGGACGCACCGCGCGGGTGCGGGCAGCCGTCCTGCAGGCAGCCGGGGACACCCTGGCCGAACACGGCTTCGCCCACCTCGACCTCGCCGACATCGCCCGTCGCGCGGAAGTCGGCAAGACCACCGTCTACCGCCGCTGGGGAAACGTCACCAGCCTGGTGGCCGACCTGCTCGCCGACATGGCCGAGCAGTCACTGCCGCGTACCGAGACCGGCTCGCTGCTCGGCGACCTCACCGCCAACGCCCGGCTTGTGCAGCGCACTTTGGCCGACCCACGCCAGGGAGCGCTGTTCAAGGCCGTCATCGCGGCCGCCACCTGTGACACGAGGACAGCCGAGTCCCTGCACCGCTTCTACGACACCCGCGTCGACGAATGGGTCCCCTGCGTCCAACAAGCCATCGACCGCGGCGAACTACCCGGGAACACCGACCCCCACGAAGTCGTCCGTGCCGTCTCCGCCCCCCTCTACTACCGCCTCCTCACCACCAACAGCCCGCCCGACGAAGCCGCCGCCGACCGGGCCGCCGAGGCCGCAGCGGCTGCCGCGCGCGCCGGAGCGTACCTGCGGAGCAACGGACCCGCCTGACCGCAGCGACATCACCGGCACCCCAGCGACACCACGGCGCATCGGCTCCGCTCACGATCCGCCGCCTGGAGCCGGACGGGCGTGCAGGGCGCAGTCGAGCACCGTGACGGCCTTTCCGGTGAGATGCACGCGGTCGCCGTGCACGGCAGTGCGGACCAGGCCGGGCCGGGCGGATGCCTGGAGCCCGGTGAGTTCGTCGCGGCCCAGCCGCGCCGACCAGTAAGGGGCGAGTACGGTGTGGGCGCTGCCTGTGACCGGGTCTTCGGGAATGCCTCTGGCCGGTGCGAAGAAGCGGGACACGAAGTCGTGTTCCAGGCCGGTCCCCGCCGCCGGGGCGGTGATGATGACACCGCGCAGGCCTTCGCGGTGCGTCAGGGCGGCCAGCGCATTCATGTCAGGGCTCGCGCCCCGGACGGTGGCCTCGTCGGGCAGGACAGCCAGCAGATCACCGAGCCCGTCGGAGCGGAACGTGTCCTCGGGCGCGCTCCCCAGTGCCTGGGACAGTCCGTCCGGTACGGGCACCGCGGTGCTGGGTGCTGCGGGAAAGTCCATGGTGATCCCACCCTCCTCGTCGGCGTGGGTGACGAGGACGCCGTACCACCGGGTCATGAAGCGCACGGTGCCGACAAGTCCTCGCTCAGCGCGCAGCACATGCGCCGTGGCCAACGTCGCATGACCGCAGAGCCGGGACTCCACGAGCGGAGTGAACCAACGGATCGCCCAATCGGCCTCTGCCCCGGCGGGCGTCGGGAGGGCGAACGCGGTCTCGGAATGGTTCATCTCGGCTGCGATCCGAAGCATCCAGGCATCTTCCGGCCACTGTCCCGGTGGCAGGAGACACACGGCCGCCGGGTTCCCGGTGAACGGACGATCAGTGAAGGCGTCGACGACGTGAATACGCATGCCCGGACCCTAGAAGAGCCAAAGCGAGCCCCGCCAAGGCCAATTCTGCACCCGTGGACCGACCGGGGAGCGCCCCGCGGGACCCGGCGGAACGGCGTGGCCGGCCGTCCCCTCGGCACGGCGCGCGTGTCCACGACCGTCAGGCCGGTGCTGGCGTCCAGCGCGTCGAACCGGTCGGAATCAGCTGAAGGTCCCGGTGAGCGTGCCCGTCACCGCGCCGGCATGACCGGCGGCGGCCCTGGCCGCGTCGATCACGATCGCTCGCGGAAGCGGTCGTCGTCCCCGGCGCCGAGGCGGTCGCGAGGCCGCACGTGGCGGACAGCGCGTACGCGGCGCTCACCAGCGCCGCAGCCAACTCCTGCGCCGCGCGAAGCCGTTCACCGCACTCCTGCTCGAAGGGCGGGGCGTTCGGGCTCTCGCGCAGGGGCCGCACGGCAAAGGCCCCGGACCTGTGACGGTCCGGGGCCTTTGGCATCCACTGGAGACGAACACGAGCAGCTACTGAAGGGCGGGCGGGCGCAGGGCTGATGGCCCCGGCACCGCGACCCCGTTTCGGTGAACTACCTGACGCGGCTATCAGCGATCGCAGTCGGTACCCATGTCAGTGAACTGCCCACCTGGAGAACCCTCGCCGTTGATCAGGTTGCCGGCCAGTCCGTTGAGGACCCCTACCTCACCGAGGATGTCGATGTTCAGGTTGTGGGTCCTGCACCCGCCGCCGTGATGCAAACCTTGCGCGGCCTGGGCGGTGGCGGGGCCGGCGGCCATCATGCTGATTCCGGCGATGACGGCGGCCGCAGCAGCGGCGGTGGATATCTTGCGCATTTCTCCTCCTTGGGCCGGGTAGAGCGCACATCAAAAGATCCACTTGGCGCTCATTTCGGAGGCTATTTCGATCTCTCCCGCGGCGCTCATCGGGAAAGCCATCCGGGGGCACCGAGGCCCAACCGGTCGCGGTGGATTCTTCCGCGGCGGCATGAGCAGGGCTCGCGTTCCGTGCCTCCGGCAGGTACGAGGGACGTGTGCGGGCATGCCGGGCGACGTGCTGCGTGGAGTCATCTCCCAGGACGCGACGGCGACTTGGGAGGCAGCCGGCATCGAGGTCAGGACAGGTGGCCGGGCCCGCCACCGCGGATCCGTGCCGGAGGGGTCGGCCATCTGGTCCAGAACCAGCGCGTCGGGACCGTACTCCGATCGAAGTCCTGCTGCGGTGGTCGGGCCGCCTTGGCCCATCCGTGGGCAGGACTCACGGTGCCCCTGGTGTGCGGCTTCCGCTCGTCAGTTTCCCCGGCCCGGTGCAGTGTGGAATACATGGATGTCCGGCGGGGCTGGGGCGGCCTGCGGCAGCCGTGGCAGTCGAGTCATGCGCTGCTGGTCATTCCGATCGCACTCATCGTCGTGATCACGGTGGTGGACCAGCTCGTCCCGGGAGACATCCACCTCGGTCCGCTTCTGGTGGTCGCTCCGGCGATCACCGTCGCCTTCGCGGGCCGCTGGCTGACCATACTGGTCGGCTTCCTGGCCGTAGGAGCGCAGGCGTACATCGGCTGGCATTTCGGTGTGCTCTTCAGCCGCAACGTGCTGGTCCAGATCCTCGCCCTGGCCGTGCTGTCCTCCCTGGCGGTGCTCTTCTGCATCGTGCGCGAGCGCCACAGACGCCAGCTGGCCCAGGTGCGCACAGTCGCCGAAGCGACGCAGCACGTGTTGCTGTGGCCGCTGCCCGACCAGCTCGGCCCGGTGCAGGTCGCCGTGCTCTATCTGGCCGCCGAGGACGAGGCCCAGATCGGCGGTGACCTGTATGCGGCCACGCCTACCGAGACCGGCGTCAGGGTCATGATCGGCGATGTGCGCGGCAAAGGCCTGTCGGCCATCGGCGAGGCCGCCCTGCTCATCGGAGCCTTCCGGGAGGCCGCCCACCAACACGCCGACCTGCCGACGCTGGCCGCCGCCCTGGAATGCAGCGTCGCCCGGAACCTGGCCCACCTGGAGCCGGCCGGGGAAACCGCGGAACGGTTCGCCACCGCGCTCCTCATGGAGGTCCCGGAGGGCGAAAGTGTCAGCCAGATCATCAGCTGCGGGCACCCGCCACCGCTCCTGCTCAGCTCGGACAGCGCCGCCGTGGTTCCCGTGCACCCGGCACCCCCGCTGGGACTCGGCGAGCTGGGCCCGACGGAGTACACCGTCGACGTCGTCTCCTTCGAACCCGGTGACACACTCCTGCTCTACACCGACGGCGTCATCGAGGCCCGTGACGCCTCCGGCGCCTTCTACCCACTCGCGCAGCGGGCCGCCCTGTGGACCGACAGCAGCCCCGAGAAACTGGTGCACGCTCTTCGGCGCGATCTTCTCGCGCACGTGGGCGGCCGCCTCGACGACGACGCCGCGGTCATCGCGCTGTGCCGCACGCCCATCGCACACCGTGGCCACCACCGGGCGTCGTGAAGTCGACCTGGCCCCGGAGTTCGCCGAGTGCGCCTTCCTACGTCGTCATCGCCGCACCGCCGTCGCAGTCGCCGAGGGCCGGCGTTCAGGAGGCCTCACGGAGCCTCTCCCACGGCTCCGGGGCGGGCAGCAATGTCATCCGTGGAGTTGTCGCCGCCGCACAGACCGCCCAACCCCACCGTGCACTGGAGGTCGTTGACCTCCTTGAAGACGGTGTCGCCGGATTCCGCGCCAAGGGCTCCGCCGCCTTCGTCCAGATACGTGGCGAGGGGTGCAGCAGGGCCCGCCGCGGGCGCGGGCTTCGCGTGCGCCGGGCCGCACGCCAGGAAGGCGACAGTGGACAGGCCGAGCACCATCGCCGAACGGGTCATGATCTTGATCATGCCGGTCCAACGAGGTGATTCGGGCCCGGTCACGGATCGTCACCCGTGTGTCGGATCGTCGTCGCCAGGCGGTGGCAGGTACTGCTCCAGCGCGCGCAGTGCGTCGAGCGTCCAGGTCAGCGGAGCCCGCCCGGCGCGGGCCTGGGCGCCAGCGCCGACAGCAACTCCCGTATGTCCTCCGGGCGTTCGCGCAGCGCGGGCAGGGCTACCGAGCGGGCGGCCAGGACTGGCGCTCGATGCCGGCCCGCGGGATCGCGGTGGTGGGCCCGACGGTCCAGCTGGAACTGGACGTACAGGCGATGTACCGGACCCACCACACGCCCACGCCTCCGAAGTAGGCAGCCCTTGTGCGATGTCCTCCGGCGGCAGAGCCGTCTCAGCCGCGGTCAGCCGGTCTCGGAGGTGAGGGTGAGCACGGCGATGTCGTCCTCGTGCAGGCTGCCGGCGACCACCGTGCCGTTGTGCTCGGCGACACTGGTCACGAAGCCGTA comes from Streptomyces sp. FXJ1.172 and encodes:
- the glpK gene encoding glycerol kinase GlpK, with the translated sequence MSIDQGTNSTRCILFDHRGRLVSVAQKEHQQYFPEPGWVEHDAVEIWQSLRRVVPEALSVAGVEAGQVAAIGLANQRETTVLWDRRTGAPLGRAIVWQDTRTAPLVEELTRHPGEEFFQQRCALPPSTYFSALRIRWLFDHVKGLRQRADDGEVLFGTIESWLIWNLTGGPDGGLHITDATNASRTMLMNIRTLTWDDELLAFFAVPRPMLPEIRSSAETYGDARSLLPGVAITAALGDQQAALFGQTCFSPGEAKCTYGTGSFLLLNTGSDIVRSRHGLLTTVAYKIGDQQPVYALEGSIAVTGALVQWFRDRLGLISSAPEIETLARTVEDNGGCYIVPAFSGLFAPRWRSDARGVIVGLTSYITKGHLARAVLEATGWQTREVVDAMNADSSVSLQQLKVDGGMTADNLLMQFVADVLDVPVVRPMVAETVSLGAAYAAGLAAGYWPGLEVLRRNWHRAGQWLPDMDPELREAEYDNWQRAVERSLGWARPSRSADSGR
- a CDS encoding class I SAM-dependent methyltransferase, giving the protein MCNSEYVVTAEFYDLLQAETERRRAERRFTEAARRARHAILDVGAGTGIVTEVLLAASATPVHAIEPATAMRSALLTRLAALGADQRARLTLDTEPIEAVALEGAADLAIAANVVACLSPATRRAAWQAIGRALLPGGLLLFDPPPAQLPTRRTEAGRLGPVRIGPDLYTADITQEPDRGIVRTVFTYCVERNGHIRRRERESFAVWPASPSRIGAELEAAGLQVVQAPTAELMAARRPAH
- a CDS encoding LLM class F420-dependent oxidoreductase encodes the protein MVKFGYTMMGEQAGPRDLVAHVVRAEKAGFDFSVTSDHYSPWLDEQGHSPYAWSVLGAAAQATSRIPLMTYVTCPTMRYHPAVVAQKAATMQLLSGGRFRLGLGSGENLNEHVVGGSWPPADVRQEMLAEAIEIIRALFGGGYVNHHGSYFDVESARLWDLPATPPPIGVAVSGQQSCRLAGRLADLMIAVEPDANLVTAFEGNGGTGKPRVGQVPVCHDPDRHEAARRAHEQFRWFSGGWKVNAELPGTTAFASAAAHVRETDVTDQIPCGDDPEVFAEAVLPYVKAGFTEIALVQVGGAAQLPYLDWAEKTLLPVLREL
- a CDS encoding plasmid stabilization protein → MPAGSSKKRERQYEHIKESAEQRGASEKRAKEIAARTVNKERARSGEAETAGKVSTQDPKSASERGGERSHRGAQGPTKDQLYEEAKRKNVEGRSHMNKEQLRRAVGR
- a CDS encoding medium chain dehydrogenase/reductase family protein translates to MSSHPFVEVVLPGVVAPEGLQVRSAAVPEPGPGQIVVAMEATGVSFAEQQMRRGRYYDQPPFPFVPGYDLVGRVLSAGQQVAPGLVGRRVAALVKVGGWASHVLVDAQDAVEVPEGLSAAEAETVVVNGITAWQMLHRTARVRAGQRVLVHGAGGGVGLILVQLARAAGVKVIGTASVRHHDALRDLDVTPVDYRSGDVPARVRELAPGGVDAVFDHVGGRSVIDSWHLLAPGGTLVSYGSASTRDDTGSKQWPVLKILARTWLWNTLPNGRRAHFYNIWAGRKLNKDRFRARLRTDLTEVFTALGRGDITAPVAAQLPLTRAAEALRLAESGTVTGKVILTP
- a CDS encoding TetR/AcrR family transcriptional regulator, coding for MSKADAATPRERYRTQVREEVKKHAWAQIASAGASALSLNAIAKQIGMSGPALYRYFANRDELITELIRDAYRSLADAFRARAEAGTDLDDLAHTMRSWALADPQRYFLLYGTPVPGYRAPEDTTRLASQIMSVLLDACTAEEPSAAPSSPLHTHLERHRTWAAEHPAPPSALHRALTFWTRLHGVLSLELAGHFTGMGFDPAQLYAAETQTITHH
- a CDS encoding aldo/keto reductase → MEYRRLGASGLKVPALSFGAGTFGGQGPLFGAWGATDVREARRLVDICLDAGITMFDTADVYSAGASEKVLGEAVKGRREKVIVSTKAGLPMGEGPGDAGSSRSRLITACEDALRRLGTDYIDLFQLHAFDAGTPIEEVLSTLDDLVRAGKIRYVGVSNFSGWQAMKSLAIAEKYGHPRYVAHQVYYSLVGRDYEWELMPLGLDQGLGALVWSPLGWGRLTGKIRRGRPLPAGSRLHRTADYGPPVDDEHLYRVVDALEEIAQETGKAVPQIAINWLLQRPTVSSVIVGARNEEQLRQNLGAVGWSLTPDQMARLDAASSKPAPYPYFPYERQEGFARLSPPYGNGPHRHPHQRVVSGA